The genomic stretch atccttttttttgattaaacATGAATCTTGACATGCTTAAATTAAAGCttggaataataataattgatacaaatacaaataatgaaaaaatgaTAAGAAATCCTTGAATAATTGATACCCAATCAAACTTGGATTTGTCTTTTAATAgcttattttgaataagcAAAGCAAATTCATATGATAGTTGATAATGTTTCTTACATATACTGATCAAAGtttcataattatttttttgattacTTTCACCGTTATTTTGAGCCCTTAATAAGTCAGCATTTTTAACTAATTGATAACTTTTATAGAATTCATAATACTTGGATTTAATTTGAGCGTCCTGTAATCTGATTTGACCTCCTAAGTTATTTAGGAGTCTGTTAAAGATTTGAAAAGCATTATTATGCATTACTTTTGCgtaattaatttcttgtaAAAATTGTTGATGATGATCTTGATCATCATGATCATCATGTTCGGTACCGCTTTTTAGATGGATCTTAAAATCCTCTCTAAATATACCCAAGTTATTTTCTGGTATTGGAATTCCTAATGATGAGGATATAATTGGAATAGTATCAATTTGATTAAGAACTTTAAtgtttttaattctttcatttAAAGATACTTGCTCggaaattttattttttactGGCAAATCCCATTCGGGTATCTTTTCCATTGAAGTAATAAAAGGAATTGTAGAGAATGCAAAAAAGCCCGCGTTTGTTTCGGTAATGCAGGAGCCTCCGTGCCCGCCATTTTCATTCTGACCGTGATCTCcgaataataaaaataagattttttcagatttattattttttttaataaaattatggATTTGTTGAGTAAATTCTTTAGGAGTGAGATGatcatttttattgttGATTTTGAGAAGTAGTTGTAAAGTTTTGACAGCTGTTTGATCCATTTGGGAGAGTTTATTCTTCATGTCATCGTTATAAATACCAGAATAATGTCCAATATGATCAACCCCAATAAAATGATTTACCATAAACTTCCAatcattatatttttcataatgattatttgtatgatttaagaaaaaattaattttatcttCAACAAATTTATCCAAGCTATCAAAATCTCTGATATCTAATGATCCAAATTTATGattataatgaattaattcaCTATATAATAGATCCCATGTATCATCTCCAGCGACTACagattttttattttttaagaatagattttttaaaatagtTGGAGTTTCTGCGTTATTTTTAGGTCTTAATGCAGAAATAAGATCAAATATTCCAGGATTTTCTCCTGACATGAGAGATTTGATTCTAAAGGTTGTTAAGGTTGGGAAATCTgctttgaaattaaagaaacgaatatgattttttaattcatcacTTCTCATCAATTCGTTTAAATACTTAAATTGATTatgaatttgattattagGATTTTTcgtttcaatatttaaataatcaattctTAAGGcatcaataataaagtaaacTACTTTATCATATATAGgttcaatttcaaaatattcaatttccGGTAATTTGAAGTCTTGATTAAGCGAACCATTTTGTTCTAAATTAGTTTTTTCACCATTAAAtccaataaaaaataatactgTTCCAAGTAGGAGTACTGTTAAATAAGTCACAATTAGAATTTGCTTAAACATTTTGACTTTCGAAACTCCAGAGATGCAATTTCCTTTTTCTCATGCTATTTTGAATTCGTAGATACTTAAGATTCTCTAATTAATAAAGCATCCAAAACTACTAAAATTTGCCttaaaaaggaaaaaacaaaacaaGAAAGCAATTCCTTAGCTCTATTTTCTGTAAAAAGCTGAAGTGGAGTgtttctttatttcaaaaatacaTTTACATATTTACATAAATGTACatgtatttatatatatacatatatatatatatatatatatatgtatatgtgattaattaattaattatgtATTACTACATATAATCATTCAGTTAGTATGTATTTGTATTACATGCGAATTTAtatactaatattaatatccTTAATCAGATAAGTTTcagatattatttaataaaaattcctTACTTTTCCCTAAATCCCTTAATTTTGACCCTTCAATTCTACCTCCTCCAAactatattatttgtatttccCCTTATAATGTTAAACTTCCTTTCCTTTTCCTCTTTCTCCAaccttttcttttatatcTATCAAAAAATCTCCGATTTACCCCTCAGCTCACTAAATCAATCCCTTAATCAAGAAGGCGGCACATCAATGTGGACGGGCGCGCACATTTGAAGTGCATGCAGATAAAAACAAAGGTGACGGTAAACAAGGCATGCAAAAGAGCAGataaggaaaaaaaaatagagcggatttttttaaagagaaaagaaagtgaatattataaataaatatatttagaattttACGGAGGGAGgtatattaaagaaaggGTAATGTGATGCAATTCAATTATGATGAtctgaataataaaaaaatagatgGTTTTGTTGAGTTTGAGTCAGAATTAGCGAAATTAAGGAAAGAAACAAGTTTGTTATACAAGAATGAATATGTGAAGGATTTTTTAGAGAATTATCATTTGGAGATAAATGAAGCAAAGGAAAATAGTAAAGGGAGATGGAACAATAAAGGCGAGAATCTTcaaacaaaaagaaattttaaGTCAACAAAAAACGATATAAATGCTGGCACATATCAGCCATACAGTTATGAAGTTGAATACAAGAGCGAGCAAGAAAGTGATGATTATTCCAGGAGGAAGAATGTAAAAAGTTTGaaggaaagaaaaaaggagaaaactgggaaaaaaaaagggaAGAAGGATTTGGTTGATGGAGGAATgattagtaataataataataataatggatttgctgtattttcaagaaaatatGGCACTGAAGATGTTATAAATGGAAAAGGGTATTTAACAATGGATTTGAGTGAGATAAAAGGAGATATTGTAAAGTcaccaaaaaaaaaaacatctCAGATTAATGGGGAATCTAAGACTAATAAGAAGAAAGAGAATTTAAGCTCAGTTAGCAAGAATCCTAAGAAGAATGATTTGAAAGACTCAAAAAAGCAAAAAATTCTATATCGTAATAAAAAGCTCTCTAATCCAGATTCCAAGTTAGAGGTAATTTCTCAatcatattcaatattctcttcttcttcatcttccTCGGAAGAAtcagaaaatgaatatagagatcaaataaaaaagtaCAAGAAACGTCACTATTCTAAGGGAGATGAAAAAATCAAGTATTACTTGGATCAATCTTCTTCATTGGAAGATGAGAATGAAGGTGGAGACGAAGATGAAGGTATTCAGGAGTTTGAAGACCAAACAAATGGTCTAGCTGTGAGTAATAGCTTCTTATCTAGATTGCCAAATAATAGTCAGGCTCAAGCATTGTTGGCATCACAACAGTATGAACAGAACGAAAGAGACCTTTTAATGAAGAGAATTCAGTCTTTAGAAGTAATTGAATCTTCTCaaaaaatgttaatttTGGAAACTCAAAATAAAGAGCAACAGTATAGAATCAGAAGTGAAGAATTACAGAAACAGGTTGAGTACAAAGATACGAAGCTTTTATTGTTGAATCAAGATTATGAAATCTTAAAAAGGGATTTTGCATTActtaaagatgaaaagGAAATGTTAAAGAATAAGTATACGGAAATGGAAGCTCATTGGAATCAAGAGTATGGAAATTTATACAAATATAAAGTAGATTATGAGATCTTAAGTAAACAAAATGAAACTTTAATGATTGAGAAAAATtcctttattaatttgattgaGGAAGATAAAGAAAGATATAGAAAAATGGAACTAAATAATACTAGTTTGATGTTGAATGTTGACAATTTAGAGAAAAGAAATCATGAAATTGTTGAAAGATGTTCAAAGTTACAAGAAGATCATGATTCTTTATCTagagaatataataaactttatcaaaaatatactGCTCTACTTTCAGAGTATACTGCATCtaaaaagaatgaagaaaatttgAATGCATCTTTGGTAGAGCTACAGGATATTAACAAGAAACTTGATATTGAAGGAAGAGatatgaaagaaaaatataagaCTTTATCAGCTACAGAGAGAGTTTTAGAGCAGCTTCAAGAATCTAATGCTGAATTAATTGGTGAGATCTCTGcattaaaagaagaaagagaTATATTATCAGCGGACTATAAGatattagaaaagaagTATAAAACTTCAGAAGAGTCTATACAtgaaataaagaatcaGTTATTAGATTTTACTCTggaaaatcaaaaattcaaaaagttAATTAAGCAAACAATTATCCCCTTAATTCCTGATGCTGAATATAATTCTACTATTGGACATATACTAATGGTAATGAATGCTAAAGAAAATTCCAGGATGAGTACTAAAGTATTAGAAGaggaatatttaaataatattaataataatggtaaaGGTAAAAACAAGGATGAATTACAATTAGAGATTTCAAAAGTTTGGAAAGGTATTGAAAGTCCATTTTctccaaaaaaaatctcTTATATGATGAATGGATTATCTATAGATCATCAAAGTAGTACTATGTCAAGATTATTATCTCCAAAATCTGTTTCTAAGACTACAAATCTTGAGAAAAATTCCTTAAAATCTccttcaaattcatcatcCCCAAAGagtttaaaaaataaatctaataatataaataaaactGATCAATCTCCAAAGTCTGCTAAATATAATTccaatttgaataaatttgaaaagttATCTCCAAAAGGTCATCAACTTAATAAGGATGAATTAACTACTAAATCAATGCCAATTCTTGATGGGGGAGGTCATATAAGTGAGAAAGTTGTTGTTCctaaattattcaattcaaCTCCTGATTTATATCATGCCGATAAGAATGAAAATGGAAAGactttaaatcaaaatcaagaagaaaagaatcaTGTTAGTTTTAAAAAAGGAGTACAAATAGTAACTCCAAGACCTTTAGTAATTGATGAGGATGATCATTCAATACCAGTAATATTACCAAAAAGACTTGAAGGAAAGATTAAAGATgtattagaaaatgaagataaaaTTATTCCAGTAATTcccaaaaatatttcaagttttaatgataaagaacaatataatgatgatattatattaaacaatGTTGATATTGAGGATGAATCAGAATTTGCATTAGATATaggaaagaaagaagaaaatagcgagtttattgataaaataaataaaaatttaccAAGTGTTAACGATACAATAAGAATGATTGATAATTTAGAGAAACAgatattactattaaatGTTGAGAAAGTTCAACTTGAAGCAGAATTATCAACTTTGCCAAAAGATAATTGGtcaaagaatgaaaaagagaaaaaaaataaggatAATATAGAGAGGAGAATATtggaaattgaaaatagtATAATAAAAGCAAgttctaatattaaacatctcaaagataataaacataaaaaaaacgataatacaaataacAGTCACAAAGATCATCaccatcatcatcatcatcatcatcaacaacaacaacaacaacaaaaacaaaaacatgaaaataatataaacaattaattatattgaaatatttcataaaataactttattcGGATTTGGTATATGATCAGTAAATATTgttatatttttgaataaatttctgATATTCTTTAGATTCTTTATCAAGCTGTTCATTATAAGCACTTGCTATTGAGGCAAAATAGCATCCAAATAGTGGCAATAAAATGGAAGTTAGAAAAGCAAGAATAGCAAGTGAATATCCCCAAAAGAATTGAATATCAGATACAGATGGTGATTTAAATGTAAATTGAGGATATCCAAAATGTACCAAActaaaaaatgaattaatagCAATCCAAGATCCTCCAGCATTTACATAATATATTGGTAAAGTAATCATTGCAATAAGATTTGAGCACCCAAATAAGGTGGTATAAGCATAGGTGAGTGGAATAGATAAATTCTTATAAGAAAGGATGAATGTAATAAATCCAAAGATTACACATACAAGACAGCCAATAATTCCCGCTATCATTGTTAATGATCCAATATTAAGCATTCTAAAGTTATAACACGCATTTTGAGCATTTGGAAATTGGTATTTATCAATGGAACATACAGCAGCACTAGCTTCTCCAAAAGTTTTACCATTAAAATAGTTAAATCGACTGCATACAAACTCTTCTAGACTAATTGGtgaaatgaaattttttgatCCGTTATTTCGAGAATATTGATCCATAGCTGGTGACCACATATAATTAGTTCTATTACATCTTGATTTAATAGTAAACCCTCTAAGAGAAAGGTTAAAACTAATATATCCCATATTTTTAGTTTCATATACATAATTTTGCCAATTAGCACTAAAAAGTGATGATATCCATAGAGCTACAACAAGAAAAGTGGCAGTTgccaaataatatttgctAAATCCTCCAAATGGGTGTTTAGGTTTTTGGTAGTACATTTATAAGGTGGGTATGCTAATTAAAATATGTTTATATAATTTgcatttaattatatttatatatttgtgtatataaatatatatatatttatatatattataaatatataagagtttatttattttcttttcaaagctttgaataaatcatataatgatttttttttaatactgATTTTGGGATTTGAACTTAGAATAACAGTATCTccaaaattagaaatagacttgaagaaaattaaaaataacttaaGGGCTTGAAGGATATTAAACTTTTAGTATAAAGTCTTTGACCTGGAAGATtgaaaatcaatatattttcacttaagttttaaatttctaaattaataatttcttttttttttcttgtaacgttgatattaatttcaattttactAGTTTgactttaatattacattttttttatatccATTAGAGGTATAATATGATAAAAAAAGTTAGTTGGCGCCTTGGCGCCAACAAAATATGATTATTTGTAGTTGCATgcattgaaaaaatttgcCACGTAATGTAAATGCAAGTAGAGTTTGCATGCAAACAACGGTgtgaataaaaaaaaaaatcaattagtttttttttaaaaagtgggaataatttaatatatagagattcagaagaaaaaataaattgtggattattgttttttcttctttttaaagaaaaccAAGATATAAATGATTGTTTTTAAAGAGGAATTTTTTTAAGAGCAAAATAGAAT from Cryptosporidium parvum Iowa II chromosome 8, whole genome shotgun sequence encodes the following:
- a CDS encoding phosphatidylinositol glycan class O, integral membrane protein with signal peptide sequence and 12 or more transmembrane domains, yielding EKGNCISGVSKVKMFKQILIVTYLTVLLLGTVLFFIGFNGEKTNLEQNGSLNQDFKLPEIEYFEIEPIYDKVVYFIIDALRIDYLNIETKNPNNQIHNQFKYLNELMRSDELKNHIRFFNFKADFPTLTTFRIKSLMSGENPGIFDLISALRPKNNAETPTILKNLFLKNKKSVVAGDDTWDLLYSELIHYNHKFGSLDIRDFDSLDKFVEDKINFFLNHTNNHYEKYNDWKFMVNHFIGVDHIGHYSGIYNDDMKNKLSQMDQTAVKTLQLLLKINNKNDHLTPKEFTQQIHNFIKKNNKSEKILFLLFGDHGQNENGGHGGSCITETNAGFFAFSTIPFITSMEKIPEWDLPVKNKISEQVSLNERIKNIKVLNQIDTIPIISSSLGIPIPENNLGIFREDFKIHLKSGTEHDDHDDQDHHQQFLQEINYAKVMHNNAFQIFNRLLNNLGGQIRLQDAQIKSKYYEFYKSYQLVKNADLLRAQNNGESNQKNNYETLISICKKHYQLSYEFALLIQNKLLKDKSKFDWVSIIQGFLIIFSLFVFVSIIIIPSFNLSMSRFMFNQKKGFLSLSSSSESNEASSKQQLSIYNTIQFKSGQLFTIYLIIILISSIFNLIGIYLFSQNLFFTQDFIYYCNFFTFTIITLIMMHILIRYRYEIHSFYCNIFKLSLNNKELRWNFYWCIMTLLCLIHFCSYSASFARNEGKVVRFLLISYQIILLFSGSKNNLRQMLLPFIQLILIRFTFIFDYEIQQILNFGFFNIHLLLKSKITILFILIFYLFLLLIVYKNILNRWNILIMVIVPIYVWFNWINNNNIVRILALIQLTKTIYDLFIKRHRLKLSKELDKSAIETKNTVDYRLLINQWLNHHLILIFLLKNELIIPYSISSIIQLISIESLRLDGIIHHNSKENNNNNNNNNRLISVPIKGIENIILLYLLSLNNFYNLGNKLKLETIPEYVGLIGLDYFHLIISQLLVIYFLTSHLFSLSIMLKLPSLGLRNPKIWMMGIILSKYLFTVLGIIILRENIMIWQILFPKLIYEFFFCFSFSIYYLF
- a CDS encoding hypothetical protein (transcripts identified by EST) translates to MYYQKPKHPFGGFSKYYLATATFLVVALWISSLFSANWQNYVYETKNMGYISFNLSLRGFTIKSRCNRTNYMWSPAMDQYSRNNGSKNFISPISLEEFVCSRFNYFNGKTFGEASAAVCSIDKYQFPNAQNACYNFRMLNIGSLTMIAGIIGCLVCVIFGFITFILSYKNLSIPLTYAYTTLFGCSNLIAMITLPIYYVNAGGSWIAINSFFSLVHFGYPQFTFKSPSVSDIQFFWGYSLAILAFLTSILLPLFGCYFASIASAYNEQLDKESKEYQKFIQKYNNIY